The genomic window TATGTCGACCGGATACCTGGTTCGACGCCTCTACGCTTGCCGACCCGTGTCGGTGCGCGGCTTCCAGCCCATGTGACCGGAATTGGCAAAGTAATGCTTGCCAATCGGCCGTGGGAGTCGGTGACCGAGGATCTGCAGGGCCCCATGCGTGCAGTGACCCAGTTCAGCGTCTCCAACCTGGAGCAGCTCAGTTCGGAGCTGAAGCGAACCAGAGAGCGCGGTGTCGCAATCGATCGGCAGGAGACCTTACTCGGAATCGGTTGTGTAGCTGCGTCGATCGGCCCCGCCGACCACTTCTACGGCAATCGTTCTGCCATCTCGCTGTGCGGCCCGGTTCAAGAAATGAATTTCAAGCAGTTGGGCGGGGTGGTTCGAGTGGCGGCGCGCGATGTTTGGGATGCG from Rhodococcus sp. P1Y includes these protein-coding regions:
- a CDS encoding IclR family transcriptional regulator, giving the protein MRTTRNDSDPASVVDRISSIVETFRDAGPLTLSEVTRRTGMPRSTAHRLLEQLTATHWLARDRNTYELGARAYEVGQWALSQNRLRIAALPVLNRLAHTTGMTVHLANLEGDSVFYVDRIPGSTPLRLPTRVGARLPAHVTGIGKVMLANRPWESVTEDLQGPMRAVTQFSVSNLEQLSSELKRTRERGVAIDRQETLLGIGCVAASIGPADHFYGNRSAISLCGPVQEMNFKQLGGVVRVAARDVWDACVTNDLQQDVSHASGR